The genomic DNA CTGGTCCACCTGCCATCCTCTGTCGTACCCGGTCCACCTGCCATCATCATCTCTGTCGTACCTGCTCCACCTGCCATCATCATCTCTGTCATACCTGCTCCACCTGCCATCATCATCTCTGTCGTACCTGCTCCACCTGCCATCATCATCTCTGTCGTACCTGCTCCACCTGCCATCATCATCTCTGTCGTACCTGCTCCACCTGCCATCATCATCTCTGTCGTACCTGCTCCACCTGCCATCATCATCTCTGTCGTACCTGCTCCACCTGCCATCATCATCTCTGTCGTACCTGCTCCACCTGCCATCATCATCTCTGTCGTACCTGCTCCACCTGCCACCATCATCTCTGTCGTACCTGGTCCACCTGCCACCATCATCTCTGTCGTACCTGGTCCACCTGCCACCATCATCTCTGTCGTACCTGGTCCACCTGCCATCATCATCTCTGTCGTACCTGGTCCACCTGCCATCATCATCTCTGTCGTACCTGGTCCACCTGCCATCATCATCTCTGTCGTACCTGGTCCACCTGCCATCCTCTGTCGTACCCGGTCCACCTGCCATCATCATCTCTGTCGTACCCGGTCCACCTGCCATTATCATCTCTGTCGTACCCGGTCCACCTGCCATCATCATCTCTGTCCTCCTTACCCTCCCTCAACACACCTTTTACCATTCTCTCtttacagagacagaaagaacgaAGGAaactggagaaggagaagagcgCGGATGCTGAGCAGGAGGGAGAAGCGTCAGAGTCTGAGAGTgaaagtgaggaggaggaggtagagagggtagtaCCTCCTGCCAAGAACAAGCCCACGCCTCCTCTCACTGTGTCTGGGAACAAGAGCAACCGCCAGCCCCCTGTCAGGACCCTagaggaggtaggagagggagggagggaaggacatGGAAGgcagggaggtatggaggggtgGATACACCAGAGAAATAGATATAGGATGATAGAAAGAatttctttgtctctttctgtctattaTATCTGCGGCCCAAatgacaccccattccctatataatgccctacttctgaccagagctatatgattctatgggccctggtcataagcAGTGCATTATAAGGGTGCCGTTTTGGTTTATATCTCCTCCTCTAGGAGCCAGAGTGGGACGTCCGCAGTGCGTTTGTGGCCAACGCTGCCAGTCACATCAGACCCAAAGCCAGGACCAGTGCAGGCCACGCCtctagagagaacaaggagaaCGAGTCTAGGACTAGCGAGGTGCGGAGGgctggatacacacacacgcgcacacacagaggcAGTGTTAACTGAGTTGTCTCATTTCAGGTGGAGAGTTCAGACCCTGTGAAGAAGAAGGGAGCTTCACTAACAGGTGACATGAACACAATTGTCTCAATGATTATTTCTATTCACTGAAATGACCCCAGTTtaacactgtatgtgtgtgttctcctctagagaAGGGTATTCAGTTGTTTAAGCAGGGCCAGTACTCTCAGGCTGTGGACATGTTCTCTGAGGCTATCCACTATGACCCCAAAGACCACAGGTACACCTTAAAGCTTGACCTCTGACCCTAAATACAACGTATTGCACCACTATGCTCTCTGACCTGAAATTAGATTTCTGTCAACTTGTGTTTTAATgtgtcctcgctctctctctttcttccttccctctctcgctatctgtctctctgtctctttctcgttCAGGTTCTTTGGGAATCGTTCATACTGCTACTGGTGTCTGGAGCTCTACCCCTCTGCCCTATCAGACGCTCAGAGGTCCATCCAGCTTGCCCCTGATTGGCCAAAGGGATACTTTCGCAAGGGGAGTGCACTGATGGGGTTGAAGGTCAGTGTCTGAGCTCTCTACTGTGAACGTGgacattcctgtgtgtgtgtgtgtctgtctgtctgtgtgtgaaatctgactccatcttcctcccctcttctctctccagcgGTATGGTGAGGCAGAGGGGGCCATGCAGCAGGTGTTGAAGCTGGATCAGGACTGTGAGGAGGCCTCCATTGAGCTCTTCAACTGCAAGGTCCTGCAGCTCATGGTGAGGGGAGACTGGGATCAggggtcaaatcaaattgtattagtcacttgcgctgaatacaacaggtgtagtagaccttacagtgaaatgcttacttacgaacccctaaccaacaatgtagttaaaaaaaaatgaatatgaaGAAAtataagtaacaagtaattaaagagcagcagtaaaataacaatagcgagactatatacagggggtaccggtacagagtcaatgtgggggaaccggttagtggaggtaatatgtacatgtaggtagagttatttaagtgactatgcatagataataacagagagtagcagcagtgtaaaagaggggggagcaatgcaaatagtctgggtagccatttgattagatgttcttatggcttgtgggtagaagttgtttagaagcctcttgaacctacacttggcgctccggtaccgcttgcctgtggtagcagagaaaacagtctatgactaaggtggctggcatctgaccatttttagggccttcctctgacacggcctggtatagaggtcctggatggcaggaagcttgtccccagtgatgtacttggcctttcgcactaccctctatagtgccttgcggtcggaggccgaaaagttgccataccaggcagtgatgcaaccagtgctcttgatagtgcagctgtaggaccttttgaggatctgaggacccatgtcaaatcttttcagtcttatGAGGGGAAATGGGTTTGTTGtaccctctttacgactgtcttggtgtgcttggaccatgttagtttgttggtgatgtggacaccaaagaacttgaagctctcaacgtgctccactacagccccgtcggtgagaatggggcgtgctcggtcctctttttcctgtagtcctcaatcatctcctttgtcttgatcacgttgagggagaggttgttgtcctggcaccacactgccaggtctctgacctcctccctataggctgttgttgtcggtgatcgtcgttgtcggtgatcagtgctaccactgttgtgtcattggcaaacgtaatgatggtgttggagtcgtgcctggccatgcagtcatgagtgaacagggaatacaggtggggactgagcacgcacccctgagggacccctgtgttgaggatcagcgtggcggatatgttgctacctacccttaccacctggggcggcccgtcaggaagtccaggatccagttgcagaggaggtgtttagtcccaggttccttagttccctcaaagctcatcaataagctatgATGTTGAActgtgagctgtagtcaatgagaatagaattctcacatagatgttcattttgtccaggtgggagagtgcaatagagatcgcatcatctgtggatctgttggtgtgatatgcaaaaattggagtgggtctagggtttctagaataatggtgttgatgtgagtcatgaccagcctttcaaagcactttatgcctacagacgtgagtgctacgggtcggaagtcatttaggcaggttaccttagtgttcttgggcacaggcactatgttggtctgcttaaaacatgttggtattacagacttggacagggagaggttgaaaatgtcagtgaagacacttgccagttggtcagctcatgcttggagtacacgtcctggaaatctatctggccttgtgaatgttgacctgtttaaaggtcttactcacatctgctgcggagagcgtgatcacacagtcatctggaacagcttgtgctctcatgcatgttttagtgttatttgccttaaagcgagcaaagaagtagtttagctcttctggtaggcttgtgtcactgggcagttctcgactgtgcttccctttgtagtctgtaatggtttgcaagccctgccacatcaaatgagcgtcagagccagtgtagtacgattcgatcttagtcctgtattgacgctttgcctgtttgatggttcgtcggagggcatagcgggatttcttatctTATCTTCTTTCTTTTTCTTGATTTCTTCcgtgttagagtcccgctccttgaaagcggcagcgtTACCCAATGAAGCTTTACCcagctttagctcagtgaggatgttgcctgtaatccatggtttctggttggggtatgtacgtacggtcactgtggggacgatgtcatcgatgcacttattgatgaagccaatgactgatgtggtgtactgctcaatgccattggaggaaacatattccagtctgtggagCAAAACAGTCCAGtatcttagcatctgcttcatctgaccacttttttattgatcgagaCACTGGTGCTTCAGGCTTTCATTTTtgcttataagcaggaatcaggaggatagaattatggtttgccaaatggagggcgagggagagctttgtatgcgttttTGTATGTGGAGTAAACTTGGTCcagtttttccccctctggttgtacatttaacatgctgatagaaatttggtcaaacagatttaagtttccctgcatccctgcaagtccccagccactaggagcgctgcctctgggtgagcattttcctgtttgcttatggcggaatacagctcattcagtgtggtcttagtgccagcggtggtggtatgtagacagctatgaaaaatacagatgataactctcttggtagacagtgtggtctacagcttatcatgagatcctctacttcaggtgagcaaaaccttgagacttccttagatatggtgcagtggagttatttacaaaaatacatagtccgccgccccttgtctttttttatttttatttaactaggcaagtcagttaagaacaaatccttattttcaatgacggcctaggactgTACTGAACTGCCAGAACCACAGATTTATTTTACCGTGTCAACTCGTGGATTCGATCTTACAACCTTTtgcttactagtccaacgctaaccactaaccaccactagggctaaccactaggctacctgcctctaaccactaggctacctgcctctaaccactaggcttcctgcctctaaccactaggctaaccctgcctctaaccactaggcttcctgcctctaaccactaggcttcctgcctctaaccactaggcttcctgcctctaaccacaggcttcctgtctctaaccactaggctgcctgctaggctcctgcctctaaccactagggctaggctacctgcctctaaccactaggctacctgcctctaaccactaggctacctgcctctaaccactaggctacctgcctctaaccactaggctacctgcctctaaccactaggctacctgcctctaacccaggctacctgcctctaaccactaggctacctgcctctaaccactaggctacctgcctctaaccactaggctacctgcctctaaccactaggctacctgctaaccactagcctgcctctaaccactaggctgcctgcctctaaccactaggctacctgcctctaaccactaggctacctgcctctaaccactaggctacctgcctctaaccactaaccactaggctacctgcctctaaccactaggctacctgcctaaccctaggtacctgccCCAGGTCTGAACGACGACGCTGTTCTTTCCTGccgatacagcgtataaccagccacctgttgataatgtcgtcgttcagccacggcTCTGTGAAGCATAAAATATTACAGTCCTGtatgtcccattggtagtttaatcttccgcgttaggtcatcgattttattttcaAGAGTTTGCACGTTTGCTAACAGAATGAAAGGAATTggaggtttattcgatcgcctacgatcAGGTCAGGCTCTAGTCTTTTGTTATAGGATAACTTTGGTGTTGATTGGTGAACTTGTAATGAGATTTTTTTGTCTTTTCTGTTTTGTTTCTGAGATATGATCTGATATCAGTTTATCAATTCACCCCTTCTCTCCTGTAGGATCTGGGTTTTGAAGAGGGGCAGAGTGTGTTGCTGTTGGAGAAGTTTACCACGGTGCAGGCTGCTCTCGGCTCCCCTGAGGCTGACAGAGGTATTGGGACAGGCTGCTCTaccagaccccaccacagggGGCGTAGTATAGACATGCTGCACTaccagaccccaccacaggggacatagtatagacaggctactctaccagaccccaccacagggGGCGTAGTATAGACAGGTTGCACTaccagaccccaccacagggGGCATAGCCATTGCATTTAAAGAGTTTGATTTACCAAATATACTACAACAATATAGAAATACTTACTGTACATCTAACATTGATTTGTTGCGAGGTTTCGCTACAATGTTTCATAGTAAAGTGAACCTTTTCCT from Oncorhynchus tshawytscha isolate Ot180627B unplaced genomic scaffold, Otsh_v2.0 Un_contig_20697_pilon_pilon, whole genome shotgun sequence includes the following:
- the LOC112241230 gene encoding uncharacterized protein LOC112241230 (The sequence of the model RefSeq protein was modified relative to this genomic sequence to represent the inferred CDS: added 219 bases not found in genome assembly), whose protein sequence is MVELMKFTRDICRLLGIGGDGPGEQEEMERGGGRGGRGGPGPAAGGEVLSGEEEFSEEEKTRRRAERRRAKRKRQKERRKLEKEKSADAEQEGEASESESESEEEEVERVVPPAKNKPTPPLTVSGNKSNRQPPVRTLEEEPEWDVRSAFVANAASHIRPKARTSAGHASRENKENESRTSEVESSDPVKKKGASLTEKGIQLFKQGQYSQAVDMFSEAIHYDPKDHRFFGNRSYCYWCLELYPSALSDAQRSIQLAPDWPKGYFRKGSALMGLKRYGEAEGAMQQVLKLDQDCEEASIELFNCKVLQLMDLGFEEGQSVLLLEKFTTVQAALGSPEADRVVDLSSPEDSTGSPCPSLWVGNVTVDLTEKHIWDLFKTCGEIESIRVLHERFCAFVNFKNANMAAVALERLQGVELESTRLVIRYPDRWVQRTPPSPQRTNSIGLNTSSASQYASTGTRRMSPINGDECFFWRTTGCFYGDRCRFKHKPDQRGRDRKPWQP